CCAGCCTTCTCTTGTAAGCGTAAAATTTCAAAGATGTATCTGTGCGCAAACGAGCGGTGTGATATTGAGCGAGTAGCTTGCATGCTTAGATAGTCAAAAATTTCTGGGCTTTTTGAAAAGCTCATCGCACTCCAAATGCCACGCAAAGTCTCTATGTCGTTATCAAACGTATCAAATTTATCTGCATGGGTTTTGTCGTATTCTAAAGCGCAGCTTGATAAAAATTCATTTAGCTCAGGGCTGATCACAGCGCCAATTTTTTCTAAATTTTTAGCATCGTGATAAAAATTTGTGTTGACGATCTTTTGATTTAGCTTTTTAGCTTGTTTTTGCAGAGCTGGCTCTAAATTTGCAGTGCGTTTTAGAATTATCTCTTTTAATTCGTAGCTCAAATTTAGCTCTTTTTCATCGCTTTTATGTAGGCAAAAATGTACTCAAATCCAGAATAAAGCGTAAGCGCAACAGCCATCCATAGCAAAAGCTCTCCGCCTGGCCAGCTCATCAGTAAAAATCCAACCGCAAACATCTGCGAGACTGTTTTTACTTTGCCTGCCATCGAGGCCGCGACCTCTACGCCGTCACTTGCCATCACGACACGAAAGCCAGTTATGAAAAATTCTCTTATCAAGATAAGATAGACAGCCCAAGCGCTAGCCCTTCCAAGCATCATGAGGCCTAAAAATGCAGCAAGAATTAGCATCTTGTCTGCCAATGGATCAAGGATCGCTCCAAGCTTAGTTTTTTGATCCCAGCTCCTTGCGATGTAACCGTCAAAAAAGTCAGTTACCGAGGCGATCACAAAAATAAGAGCTGCAAAGTAGTTTATCCAGCTCATGTGAATTTGCGTAAAAATTCCTGGCGCATTTACGAGCATAAAAAACATAAGTGGAGCCAGAAGTATCCTAAAAAACGCTAAAGAATTTGGTAAATTTAAACTCACAAATGTGCCTTTATGCCTGTAAATTTCAAATTTCTCATTTAAATGTCGTGCCGCCGTCGATCACAAATGTATGCCCAGTCACCCAGCTAGCCTTAGACGAGCATAAAAATAGACACGCTCCGGCTAGGTCTGTCGGCTGTCCCATGCGGTTTAGTGGGCTAAGCTTTGCTGTCATATCGCGCACCTCTTCGTAGTTTGTAAAGGCTCTTAGTGCATCTGTCTCGATAGGGCCGCCGCTTACGACGTTTACACGGATATTTTTCTCGCCAAGCTCGGTTGCAGCGTATCTTGCCATAGCTTCAACGGCTGCTTTTGCTGTGCCGTGACCTGCGTAGTTTTCGATATATACCAAATTTCCAGTCGATGATAGGCTGATGATGCTACCACCACCCACTTTTTCCATGCGTTTTGCAGCTTCTTGAGTGCCTACGACAAAGGCATTTACTGTTGCTGTAAAGATATTGTTTATGCCTCTTGGTTTTAGCTTCATAAATTTAGTGTATCCACCAGCTACTGCACGACCTGATATAATTGCATTTGATATAAAAAAATCAATCCTATCAAAGTCCTCGTCTATCTTTAAAAATAGTTCTTTATAAGTTTCTGGCTCTAGGATATTTAGCGCATATGCTCTGGCTTTTATCTTAAAATTTGCCTCAAGCTCTCTTGCTTGCTCATTTGCAAGTTCTTCGTTTGAGTTATAGGTAAATGCTATGTTTACGCCAGCTTTTGCAAATTCTTCGACTATGGCTCTGCCAATGCCTCTAGTGCCGCCACTGATAACTAGCGTTTTACCTTTAAATTCGTTTAGTGTGTCCTTCATTAAAAACCCTTTATTTCGTAATTTTTTATTACTTCTTCTATCTTTTTGAAATTTTCTTTACTTGGTTTGCAAAGTGGCAAGCGATACTCCAAAGAGTCGATGAGTCCAGCTAGATACATCGCTGCTTTGATCGGTATTGGATTGCTTTCGCAAAAGAGCGTTTTATTTATAGTATATAGATTGTCGTTTATTAGTTTTGCTTTTTTGTACTCTTCGTTCATTGCAAGGTGTGTAAGCTGTGAAATTTGATCTGGTAAGAGGTTTGCAGTAACTGAGATAACGCCTTTGCCACCATTTGATATGATAGGATAGTTGATCGCATCTTCACCGCTAATGACTACTAAATTCGGCTCGTGAGCTAGTAGATCTACACATCTATCGATACTGCCTGTAGCCTCTTTGATGCCGTAGATATTTTTGCACTCTTTAAAAAGTCTAAAAACGGTCGCTGGCAAGATATCCACGCCAACTCTGCCAGGAACATTGTAAAGAAGCACAGGGATTTCAATGCTATTTGCAATGGCTTTGTAGTGCTCGTAAAGCCCTTCTTGTGTTGGTTTATTGTAGTAGGGCGCAACTGATAGGATGCCATCAGCGCCATGAGCTTGAGCAAATTTTGCGATACCAATAGCTTCGTGAGTCGCGTTACTGCCAGCACCAGCTAGTACTTTTACATTTGTGCCTTTACATGCATCTACGGCTATTTCGATACAAATTCTATGCTCATCATGCGTCAGTGTTGCACTCTCGCCAGTGGTTCCAACTGGCACAACAACATCTATGCCGTGTTTTATCTGTCTTTTTATTAGCTTTTCAAAACTAACTTCATCTACTTTTTGATTTTTAAATGGCGTAATGAGTGCGGTCATCGCACCTTGAAGCGAATTTTCCACGTTTATTCCTTTTTTAATATTATTGTTGTGCTGGTTTTTTCATTAAAATATCTATTTGCTATATCTTTTAAAAGTTTTACATCAATTTTATCGATATTTTTTTCAAGCTCGTAAAGAGGCTTTATGTCGCCTCTAGCAAGGTATGAGCCATATAAATTTGCAACCTTGCTTGCACTCTCAAATGAGTAAATAAAATCAGTTTTTATCAAATTCTTAACTCTTAAAACATCATCTTTATCGATTGGCTTATTTTTTAAATCATCTATGATCTTTAAAATTTCAGCCTCAACCACGTTTGCTTCGACATCTGGGTTGCAAACTGCTAAAAATATAAATAAATTTTCATCAACACAGCTCATATTATAAGCATAAATTTGGTTTACAAGCATTAGCTCATCGACTAGGTGCTGCTGCAAAATAGAGCTTTTGCCAGTGGCTAGATACTCGCTTATCGCGTTTAGCCCCACTTGATCAGCGTGTTTAAAATTTGGGATTTTGTAAGCAATCGCTAGCATTTGTGTTTGGCTATCTTTGTAGATGATAGCTCTTCTTGCGCCGTCTTGTTCAGGTTCTTTACAGTGAGATTTTGGGATGGCTCTTTTGTTTTTTATACCGCTAAAATTTTTCTTAGCCAGTTTAAATGCCTCATCCTTGCCGATGTCGCCACTTATCATCAAAATCGCATTTTTGGGCTGATAATACGTAGCGTGAAATTCTTTTATGTCGGAGATATTCCAGTTTTCGATATCTTTTATAAAGCCTATCGGTGTCCAGTGATATGGATGATAGATAAATGCGTGGTTGTAGAGTCTAAAGTAGAGGTACCCCATAGGGTTATTATCTGTTCGCCACCTGCGTTCTTCATGCACCACGTCTCGCTCTGGCTGAAATTCTTTATCTTTTAGGCTTAAATTTTTCATAAGCTCAGCAAAAAGACCAAGCGTTTTGTCTAAATTTTCATTTGACGCTTTTATAAAGTAGTGGGTATAATCAAAGCCTGTACTTGCGTTATTTACGCCGCCAAAGCCTTTTACTATTTCGTCAAATTCACCAGCTCGTAAATTTTTGGTTGATTTAAAATTTAGATGCTCTAACATGTGAGCGATGCCGCTTTTGCCCATCACTTCGTTTCTTGATCCAACTTTATAAAAGACATCGACGCTTATCACTTTTGAGCCAGGATTTACTGGTACGTGATAAATTTCTAGTCCGTTTTCTAGTTTTGTTTTATTAAATTTTATCAATCTTTTGCCTTTTATTTTTTAACATCTATGCCGACCGCTTCGCTAATAGAGGCAAAGC
The genomic region above belongs to Campylobacter concisus and contains:
- a CDS encoding enoyl-ACP reductase, with translation MKDTLNEFKGKTLVISGGTRGIGRAIVEEFAKAGVNIAFTYNSNEELANEQARELEANFKIKARAYALNILEPETYKELFLKIDEDFDRIDFFISNAIISGRAVAGGYTKFMKLKPRGINNIFTATVNAFVVGTQEAAKRMEKVGGGSIISLSSTGNLVYIENYAGHGTAKAAVEAMARYAATELGEKNIRVNVVSGGPIETDALRAFTNYEEVRDMTAKLSPLNRMGQPTDLAGACLFLCSSKASWVTGHTFVIDGGTTFK
- a CDS encoding M16 family metallopeptidase, translating into MIKFNKTKLENGLEIYHVPVNPGSKVISVDVFYKVGSRNEVMGKSGIAHMLEHLNFKSTKNLRAGEFDEIVKGFGGVNNASTGFDYTHYFIKASNENLDKTLGLFAELMKNLSLKDKEFQPERDVVHEERRWRTDNNPMGYLYFRLYNHAFIYHPYHWTPIGFIKDIENWNISDIKEFHATYYQPKNAILMISGDIGKDEAFKLAKKNFSGIKNKRAIPKSHCKEPEQDGARRAIIYKDSQTQMLAIAYKIPNFKHADQVGLNAISEYLATGKSSILQQHLVDELMLVNQIYAYNMSCVDENLFIFLAVCNPDVEANVVEAEILKIIDDLKNKPIDKDDVLRVKNLIKTDFIYSFESASKVANLYGSYLARGDIKPLYELEKNIDKIDVKLLKDIANRYFNEKTSTTIILKKE
- the dapA gene encoding 4-hydroxy-tetrahydrodipicolinate synthase, producing MTALITPFKNQKVDEVSFEKLIKRQIKHGIDVVVPVGTTGESATLTHDEHRICIEIAVDACKGTNVKVLAGAGSNATHEAIGIAKFAQAHGADGILSVAPYYNKPTQEGLYEHYKAIANSIEIPVLLYNVPGRVGVDILPATVFRLFKECKNIYGIKEATGSIDRCVDLLAHEPNLVVISGEDAINYPIISNGGKGVISVTANLLPDQISQLTHLAMNEEYKKAKLINDNLYTINKTLFCESNPIPIKAAMYLAGLIDSLEYRLPLCKPSKENFKKIEEVIKNYEIKGF
- the pgsA gene encoding CDP-diacylglycerol--glycerol-3-phosphate 3-phosphatidyltransferase, translating into MSLNLPNSLAFFRILLAPLMFFMLVNAPGIFTQIHMSWINYFAALIFVIASVTDFFDGYIARSWDQKTKLGAILDPLADKMLILAAFLGLMMLGRASAWAVYLILIREFFITGFRVVMASDGVEVAASMAGKVKTVSQMFAVGFLLMSWPGGELLLWMAVALTLYSGFEYIFAYIKAMKKS